The Anaerolineales bacterium region TCGTGCAGGCGTTATCGCCGCGGTGATCATGTCTATCGTCGGCGCGCTGTGGATATTCCGCTCCGGCATCCGCGCGCTCCAATCGGCGAGAAAACTCACCTTTTACAGAATCAAACGTCAACGGGAAAGAGGCGGGTGGTTCACGCTGATTGCCGCGTTGCTGTTGTTGTCGTTCGGCGTCTGGCTGTCATTCAACGGCGAACCCATAGCGTATCGTTATTTTCCTCCAAGCCCCACTGCCACATTGACGCCCACGCTCACAACCGTCCCCACGATCACGTTATCGCCGACCATCACATTAACTCCGACGATCACGAATACGCCCGCCGCAACGGATACGCCGCTCTTCACTTCGACGCCGTTCGTCCCGCTCGCGATCGAAGCGTTGTTCGAGAGCGTCGTCACGCCGAATCCCAACGCGGCGTTCAGCCCGCTTCAATTTACGCTCAATTGCTCGAACTTTATTGATTTCCAAGCCGCGGCTGTTTTTCAAAACCCCGTCCGATATATTTGCGCAGTGTTCACGTACGCGGAAATGATCCCCGGCTCGCAATGGACCGCGCTCTGGTATCGCGACGGCGCACTAGTGCATTACGAAACGATTCCCTGGGACGGCGAGACCGGCGGTTATGGTTTTACCGAGTGGGAAGCGCCGCCCGACCAATTTTTACCCGGCACATACGAAGTGCAAATTTTTGTCGGGCTCGAATACAAGGTTGTCGGTCAATTTTTGATTCAAGGCGACGCGCCCACGCCTGCCCCGACTCTCTCGCCGACGATCTCTCCGTCGCCTGCGTTGACTCAAATCCCATCGCTGACTCAACCTCCCACGCTGACCTCAACCTCGGCATTGACTCCGCTCCCGGCAACGCCTCTTCCCATCGGGACGGCTGTTACCGGAACCCCCTAGCATGTCGTTGCGAGACGCGGAGCGGCGAAGCAATCTCCTCTTGGCAAGTAAATTTTTTGAGAACAAGAGATCGCTTACTCCTTCGTGGGCACGTCGTCAGCCCTACAGACTTTCTTGCAATAACATAAAGGAAAACAAATATGACCCAAAAATCCTTCCAAGAATACTACCCCGAATCCTATGCCCACTGTTACGGATGCGGCACGCTCAACGAGCATGGGCATCACATCAAAAGTTATTGGGACGGCGATGAATCCGTCTGTCATTTCACGCCGAAGCCGTACCACATCGCCATCCCGGGCTACGTCTACGGCGGACTGCTCGCCTCGCTGATTGACTGTCACGGTACAGGGACAGCCGCCGGAGTCGCGTATCGCGCCGCGAAAGAAACCGACCCGAACTCCGAACCCAACACGCGCTTCCTCACCGCGTCCCTGCACGTGGATTATCTCAAGCCGACGCCGCTCGGCATCGAACTCGAAGTGCGCGGCAAAGTGAAAGAACACAAGGGACGCAAAGTCGTCATCGAAGAATGGATCGTGGCAAACGGCATCGTCACTGTCCGTGGGGAAGTGGTCGCGGTGCAAGTACCCACGTCGCTGGTGGAGGAGTTGTTGAAGGGAAAGCAGGGCTAGAATAAGAGAACTCCGAGATTTTCAAAATCTCGGAGTTCTTGTTTCTGTCTATTTCTTCATCGGCTTCGCCATCTCATCCTTCACCGCGTGATACAAATTCTCCGCTTTCAACTCGCTCAGCGCGTAGCACGGACTTTTGAGATGATTCGCCAATTGCTGCGCGAGTCCCTGATCGAAAGCGGCATGTTCCATGTTGATGACCACGCATTTGATCTTCTCGTTTGCGATCAACTCAGCGAATTTATACGATTCTTCCTGCGGGGGCAACGCGCCAATGGACACATTTCCTGCCCCATCGGTCAGGACAATCAACAACGGTTCGATATCGGGGTGATGGAGTTTCTCCTGCCGCAACACGTCCGCCGCGAGGAATAAGCCCGCCGAGAGCGGAGTCTTCCCGCCGACGGGGATGTCCATCAGCGCGCGTTGGGCGAGTTGCACAGAATTGGTTGGAGGGAGAACAAGCGTCGCGCGGTCTTTTTGGAAGACGATCAATCCAACACGGTCGCGGCGTTGATAAGCGTCGGTCAACAACGAAAGGATCGCGCCCTTCGTCGCGTTCATCCGCTCGGCGACTGCCATAGACCACGACGCATCCACCAGAAACAAGACCAGATTCGCCACGCGCTTGACGCGTATCTTGCGTTGCAAATCTCCCTTCTCGATAGCGAAGGCGAGTCGTTTTCTTTTTTCAGTGCGTTTTTTCTGATGTGGCGCGGCGGCGCGGAACGTGGCGTCGAAGGCGATGTCGTCTTTCTTCTCGCCTGCGGGACGCGCCTTGATGTAGCGTCCGTGCTTGCGCTCGGTCTTGGTCAGCGAACGTCGACCCGCCTGTTTGCGCGTGAGTTTATCGAGCGGCGTGTTTAGTTTACGCGGCTGAAACTTTTCGCTCGGTTTCACTTTCTGTCCGCCCTCCCACCAATTCGCCGACGTGTTCGCGAACACATCCTGCGGCATCGGCTCGGGCTTGCCCTCTTGCGGACCCTCCTCGCGCTCATCCTCTAGCTTTAAGTTTTTTTTTCCTCGGACTTGTTTTGTTGCGACTCAGACTCGTCCGCTTCAGTTTCCTCAGGCACAGATTGTCCCGCCAGTTGCTCGATGCGTTCTTGCAACTGTTCGGTCGTCATCTCCGCCTGTTGGAACGGCGTCCGCTTGATGCGGTGGGGCAGGGCAAGTTCAGCCGCAAGCGCGATGTCGTGATCATTGATCTTCGTCCGACCCTCGAACGCGGCTTGGGCGCGCGCGGCTTTCAGGATGACCAAATCGGCGCGGTGACCGTCCACATTCAGCGAAGCGGTCAACGCCGCAATGGACAGCAGGTCGCGGCTAGTGTGCTTTACCTCCCCGACGAGTTCGCGTGCCTTTGCGATCTGCTGGGACAGTTCTTCCTCTTTCGGCATGAACGTCTTGCGGAAGGCTTCCGCGTCTTGTTCGAAGCCGAGATTGCGTTCCATGATGAGGACGCGGTCGCGGGCGTCGCGGATGCCGACGATGTCTACGGAGAGGGCGAAGCGATCTAAAAGTTGTGGACGAAGCTCGCCCTCTTCTGGATTCATCGTCCCAACGAGAATGAAGCGGGCAGGGTGCGAGAATGAAATCCCCTCGCGTTCGACCATGTTGGTCCCCATCGCGGCAGAGTCCAGCAGAACATCCACCACGTGATCGTCGAGCAGGTTCACTTCGTCAATGTAAAGCAGACCGCGGTTCGCGCCAGCCAAAACGCCCGGCTCGAAGTGGCGCTCGCCTTTTTGGATGGCTTGCTCGATGTCGAGGGTGCCGACCACGCGGTCTTCGGTGGCAGAGACGGGAAGATTCACAAACGGCGTTGTGCGCGTGTGCGACGGCACGGATTTATTTCCGCTAAATCGTTCTTTGCACTCGGTGCACCAACTGTTGGGTCTATCCGGGTCGCAACCGAAGCGGCAATCGTCAACGACTTTCACTTTGGGAAGCAACGCGGCAAGCGACCTCGCCGCAGTGGATTTGGCTGTGCCGCGTTCGCCGCGAATCAACACGCCGCCGATGCGGGTATCAACGGCGTTCAAAATGAGGGCGCGCCTCATGCGTTCCTGTCCTACGATGGCTGTGAAGGGAAAAATAGGTGGCATTATTGTGACTCCGAAGCGTGATTATAACGCGTGTTATGTCGTTGCGAGGAACGAAGTGACGAAGCGTCGCCGTGGCGCTGTGGCGACACAATCTCCTCGTTATAGGAGACTGCTTCGCAATAAACGCTCGCAGTGACATGGGGTTGGGTTGTCAAGTTGTCCATTCACCTGTATAATCCCGCTTACATTTTATCCAAACCGGAGCAACAAGTGACTGACCAGAATCAAGCCCTGCCTTCCCAAGGGAGTGAGCGTAATCCGCAGGGAGAACCCAAAGAGAACAACAACCAAACGATGGAATCGTTGCTGAAAGAACAGGAACTGAGCGTAGATTTGCCTCAGGCTGGCGAGATTCGCAAAGGCGTCATTGCAAGCATTAGTCCCAGCCAGATCCTCATCAGCATCGGCGCCAAATCGGAGGGCGTGGTCTCTGGCCGCGAACTGGATCAGTTGACCCCCAAAGAAATCGAAGCGCTGCAGGTGGGGCAGGAAGTGCATGTGTTCGTGATCAATCCTGAAGACGCGAACGGCAACGTCGTCCTTTCCATGAAACGCGCCCAGGAACAAATTTCATGGGACGATGTGGAAAAACTCGTCACCGACGGCGCGGTGGTCGAAAGCAAGATCGTCGGCTTCAATAAAGGCGGGTTGATCGCCGCCGTCGAAGGCTTGCGCGGATTTATCCCCTCCTCCCAGATCGGCGCGTTGCGCCGTAGTCAGATCACCGGCGAAACCCCCGAACAAAAATATCAAAAGATGATCGGACAACCAATCTCCGTCCGCGTGATCGAAGTGGACCGCGAGCGACGACGGCTCATCCTCTCCGAGCGCGCTGCCTCCACCGAGTCGCGGCAATCGCTCAAAGAACGCGTCATTGACGAATTGGAAGAGGGTCAGACGTACACGGGGCGCGTCACCAGCCTCGCTAACTTTGGCGCCTTCATCAACATCAACGGCGCCGATGGACTCGTGCATCTCTCCGAACTTTCGTGGGATCACATCGAACACCCGCGCGAAGTCCTTGAAGTGGGGCAAGAAGTCAAAGTCAAAGTGATTAACGTTGACCGTGAAAAGAAGCGGATCGGCTTGTCCGTCCGCGCCTTGCAGGACGATCCGTGGCGCTCCCGCATCGAGAAATACACGGTCGGTCAACTTGTGGAGGGCAAGATCACGCGCCTGACAAAGTTCGGCGCCTTCGCCCGCCTCGATGATGACGTGGAAGGTTTGATTCACATCTCCGAGTTGGCGGATCATCGCGTCGAGCACCCGAAGGAAGTGATCAAGGAAGGCGAGACAAAAACCCTGCGCGTGATCCGTATTGATGCCGATCAGCACCGCATCGGGCTGAGCCTCCGCAAAGTGGACTCTGCCGCGTTCGCCGACAAAGATTTCAAACTTCTCACCGCTGAATTCGATTCGGAAGACGAAGACCCCGCCGACGACGCGCCGCTCGACCCGCCTGCGGAACTTACAGAAGGGAATTGAGCAAACGTCCCGCAATAGCGGGGCGTTTTTCATGTCATGCGTATTATCGTTGACTCGCATCAAGACCTCGCTTGGAACATGCTTACCTATAAACGCGATTACACGCGTCCGCTTGCCGAAACGCGCCGACTCGAAGTTGGCACGCTCATCCCCGAACGTAACGGGGATTCGCTCCTCGGCTGGGACGAGTATCAGCGCGGCAATGTCGCCGTCGTTTTTTCGACGTTGTTTGCCGCTCCTGCTCGCAAAAAAGAGTTGTGGGATGTGCTTTGGTATCCCGATTTTGACACCGCCCGCAAACTCTACCGCGATCAGTGGACGTTCTACCGCCGGTGGACTGATTCTCACTCTGACAAATTCCGCCTCGTTCGCTCGACGGGAGAACTGGATGCAATCATTCGGCATTGGTCCCAGCCCGCGCGTGAGGGCGAAGGTCATCCCGTCGGCATGGTCATGTTGATGGAAGGCGCGGAAGGGATTCGCTCTGTGAAAGAACTTCCCGAATGGTGGGAGATGGGCTTGCGGATGATCGGTCTCGCGTGGATGGGCACGCGCTACTGCGGCGGGACAACCGAACCCGGTCCGCTGACGGACGAGGGACGCGATTTGATCTCCGCAATGGCAGATTTGAACTTCATCCTCGATATCAGCCACATGGACGAAGCCGCCGCGTTGGAGTCGTTGGATCGCTACGAAGGCGCGGTGATGGCGAGTCACTCGAATTGCGCCGCGTTGATGAAAGGTTCCGAATCGAACCGTCATGTGCCTGACCAAGTCATTGAAAAGTTGATCGAACGCGGCGGCGTGATCGGCTCGGTGCCGTTCAATACCTTTCTGAAAGTGGGCTGGTCTCGCAAAACGAACAGCCGTCGCGAAGAAGTTCCCATGGACGCGTATATCGCGCACATTGACCATGTTTGTCAGTTGGCTGGCGATTCGCTCCATGCCGCTATCGGCACCGATTTCGACGGCGGCTTTGGCTTGCAATCGGTCCCGCTCGGGTTCGAGTCGGTTGCCGATTTGCAAATCATCGCGTCGAAATTGAGAGAACGCGGCTACTCCGAAACCGACGCGGAAAATATCCTCGGGGGCAACTGGCTGAGATTCCTCAGGAAGAATTTACCCGCATGATGAACGTCGAGCCAGGCTTTCGCATTTCCTACCTGCGGATTCGATTCAGCCTCATCGTCGCGGCGGTCGGTCTGTTCGTCTTCGTTATCGGCGCGAAACCCAATTGGTTCGGCTGGGACCGGAGTCCAGTTGTTGGTTTCATTCAGATCGCGGTTTTTCTCGTCGGGTTAGCGATGATCTGCGCGGGCGGTTATGTGGGTTTGCTGGCATTGTGGGGAAAGGGACAGCGCAGTATTCTTGCGGATATCGGCTCGCGACTCGTTAGCACGGGCTACGTGATCGCGGTTTTCACCGGCATGGCGGACATTTTCGGCTTAGGATCACAGCCCTTGCCGATGGTCCCGCATTTCGGTCCATGGCAATCTTCCGGCGTGTTAATCGGTCAGATCGTCATCGCGGTCGGATTGTTGATGATGGTTCCGTACCGGGCGCCCGCGAGCGACGCACAATAATCCGCTCCGAATTAAACACCAGCAGCGGATTCCCCGAATGTCATTCTGACCAAAACTGAGTTGGCATCCAACAACATTCCCCCGATTTTCAATGCGATTTTTTCCAGCCATGGGAGCCAGAATGGCTTGCGGATGAAAACTAGAGTTAGCGTGAACACAATGAGCAAAAATCCAAAATGGATCGCCTTCAAAATGCCAAATGAAACCCAGCCGACCAGCAAGAGGGGCCAGAAGAACGGCATGATAAAAACCCCGCTGAGGAAATACTTCTTTTTCTGGGGATCGTCGTCGGGACGATTCGAGTTGATCCAATACGTATACCCCGCAAATGCCGCGAGGATCGTGGACAGCACAAGATATGTTCCGCAACATAATGGCAGGTTGAGGTAAAGCGCCATTCTATCCCCGATGATCCTCCCGCTCAGTATTTTATAACGGTTTTTGTGTTTTGTGGGCACATTATGAGACAACGCGCGAGGCTATGCCGTGCGTTGTCTCGTTTCATGTAAGATTATTGATCTAAGAATCTCTTCGCCGTCTCCGCTAGCATTGCCGTGCCGATCGGCATGGCGCGCTCGTCAATGTCGAACTTGGGATGATGGAGCAAATAACCTTCGTGTCCCGCTTTTTGTGTGCCCAGCGTGAACATCGCCCCAGGAGCGTGCTTCATAAACTCGCCGAAGTCCTCCGCTCCGAGGGTTTTCTCGATCTCGCTGACGTTGTTCGCGCCGAGTAAATCTTTACCCACATTTTCGATCATCTCGGACACAAACGCGTCGTTGATCATCGGCGGTCCGCCGAAATCGTAACGAATTTCATAGTCGCCGCCCAACGCTTTGACAATCTCGAACGCGCGCTCGATCTCCGCGTGGATTTGTTGATGCACCGCCTCGTTCGTGTATCGCAGTGTGCCGCTGATCTTCACCGATTCGGGAATCACATTCTCTGCGAAGCCGCCGTTGATCGAGCCGATGCTCACCACCGCAGGCTCGAACGGATTGATCTTGCGCGAAATGATCGCGTTCAATGCGATGATGACGTGCGCCATCAAATAGAATGGGTCAACGGTTTTATCGGGATGTGCGCCATGCCCGCCCTTGCCTTTGATGACTGCGTGCCACGAATCCACGCCGCCTGAACTCGGTCCCGCGTTGATCGAAATTGTCCCAGCTGGCTTCAACGGGTCCACGTGTTGCGCGATGACCCAGTCCACGCCCTCCATCGCGCCTTCCTCCGACATCCTCTGCGCGCCACTTTTGCCTTCCTCGTCCACAGTCTCTTCGCACGGCTGAAACAAAAACCGCACACGCCCTGGCAACTTCTCTTTCGATAACAACAATGCCGCGCCGAGCGCCATCGCAGTGTGCGAGTCGTGTCCGCAGGCATGCATCGCGCCTTTGTTTTGCGAGACATATTCAGATTCATTCATCTCTAGGATGGGCAACGCGTCCATGTCTGCGCGGATTGCGACCATCTTGCCGCCCTCGCCGATCTCAGCGACCACTCCGGTCTTTCCGACGTTACGCCTGACTCGGTACCCCATCTTCTCCAACTCCTCCGCGACGATCTTCGACGTGCGGTGCAGTTCGAATCCGATCTCGGGGTGCATGTGGAAGTCCCGCCGCCATTCGATGAGTTCTTCAGATATTGCGTGTGATTGTTTGAGCATGGGTGTGAAACTCCTGGTTCGAATGAGAATGTTAAACCGTAGACAAGTAAACACGGAAACAGGTACACATGTTTCCCTTGTCTACGTGTTTCCTTGTCTACCTGTTTACCTTTTCTTCACCGTCTCTTTTTCCGCCGCCGCCAAAATTCTATCCAACTCCGCTTCTTGTTGCGGCTCCAGCGGAGGGACGGTGTGTTCGCGCAGGATTCGTTCGGATTCGTCAATCGCGTAATCTGCCATTTGTTTGCGGTTCATTTTCTCCTCCCAAGTATCCCATGAATTTCGTTCGGCGAGTTTGGTGAGCGCCATTTCGCCTGCGCGCAAATGTTTGAGCGTGTGTTTGCTGGCGAGGTAGTTTCGATTCGTGTCCATCACGTTGCCGATGATCTCCACCGCGAGGTGATCCGCATCCGCCGATAAACCCTGGCGTTGACGAAGGACGCTCTTCGCCAGTTCGTTATCCAAGGCCATTTGGGCGAACGAGCCCATCACGCCCGCTTCCATTTCGCCGATTCCCGAAAGTTCGTCCGCGCCAGCTAGGGCGGGGAGCGAAGCGTTGAGTCCGCGCTCGAAGGCGTTCTGCGCGTCGAGGGTGTGCGCGTTGGTGGAGAATCCGTAGACGTTAACGGCGAACCCGTAAAAATGTCCGAGTTGAACCGTAGCCGCCGAGGAGATGCCAAGTTCGACGCCGCCCCAAATGAGTCCCGTGCGCGGTTCCAGCATCCCGAGTCGTCCGCAATAGACAACGCCGCATCCAGGGTTGATGAGTTGAGCCAGCACGAGAGGCGCGAGAGTCTCCGCGCTTTGTTGCACGATACTGCCCGTGATGGTCATCGGCGAAGTCGCGCCGCCAGTGGGCGCAGGGAGGTTGGAATGGATCACGCCCGCGTGCGCCATGTCCATCACCGCTTGCGCGGCGACATCATGCATGGTCAGCGGGCTGACGGGGGAGAGGGAGAGCGTGAGTTCGTGCGCGGGGATGCCGACCACTGCCGCCATCTCGACCGCGTATTTCGCCTCATGCCCAAATTGGATGCCAGGTCCTTGAACAGGTTTCGTCGTGTTCGAGAGCATGTGACGAAACATGTGCAGAGCCATCATCTCGTTCGGCACATCGGGCGGCGTGAAAAACGGCGTGACCGTGTTGCAGTTGGGGAGCGCGTCGAGCACGCGCGTGGCGTTGATGCAATCTTCCTGTGTGGCGGCGTGATGCGTGCCCGTGCGCGCGTCGAACACGTCACGCGCCCCGCCGAGATTGTGGAAGTAAAGATTCCCGCCGCCAAGTTCGTTCACTGTGCCGTTGCGCCCACGGATGATGGGACGTTTGTTCGCCGTATCCGCGCTTTTCATCACCAGCTCGCGCGGGAACAGCACTCGATTCTCTTTGACCTTGCATCCCGCGTCCGTGAGAATGTCGAGGCTGGACTTGTGAGTCCAGATGACGCCGATCTCTTCCATGATGCGCATCGTCGCCTCGTGCATGGCTTGTACGTCGTCGTCGGATAAGAATTTGAGAAGTTGCATTGAGGCTCCTCGATCCATTCATGCTCGGTGGTTGAGTAGGGGCGGTGATCGCCCGCCCCGTATCGAAACCACCAATGTTCAAAAGAAATCTTGTTACAAGAATTGCATTGCGGCGTGGTGGTCTCGATACGCCCTTCGCAACGAACGCTCAGGGCTACTCGACCACCGCGTTATTCTTTATTCAAAAATTTTTCAATAAACTCCACTCGCTTCACTTCTGCATCCAACACATTCTCGATCTTCAAAAATGCATGACCTTCATCTTCATACAACAACAATTCCACCTCTTTACCCAGTTCGACAAGTTTATCACGCGCCTCCAACGAATCGGACGCGGGACAGCGCGGGTCGTTGCCTCCGCAGATCAATTGCACGGGTGCGTTGATCCTGTCCAAGAAGAAATATGGCGAGGCGTTGTACCAGCGTTGATAATTTTCCTTCGGGTCGCCCATGTTTTCGATGTTCCAGTGTTGCAGGTCTTCGCGCGAGTCGTCGTGCGACTTGAACCAATTCATAAACGGCACAAGCGCCGAGCCCGCACACCACAATTCGGGAAATTGAGTCAAACATGTCATCGTCAAGTACCCACCATGACTCCGTCCCGTCACTGCGATTTTGTTTTTCAGCGCCAGCCCATCACGAATCAAAAACTGCGCGCCTGCCGCGACATCGCGCGTATCCACGCCGCCCAAATCAAAACGCGCTGCG contains the following coding sequences:
- a CDS encoding ATP-binding protein — its product is MPPIFPFTAIVGQERMRRALILNAVDTRIGGVLIRGERGTAKSTAARSLAALLPKVKVVDDCRFGCDPDRPNSWCTECKERFSGNKSVPSHTRTTPFVNLPVSATEDRVVGTLDIEQAIQKGERHFEPGVLAGANRGLLYIDEVNLLDDHVVDVLLDSAAMGTNMVEREGISFSHPARFILVGTMNPEEGELRPQLLDRFALSVDIVGIRDARDRVLIMERNLGFEQDAEAFRKTFMPKEEELSQQIAKARELVGEVKHTSRDLLSIAALTASLNVDGHRADLVILKAARAQAAFEGRTKINDHDIALAAELALPHRIKRTPFQQAEMTTEQLQERIEQLAGQSVPEETEADESESQQNKSEEKKT
- a CDS encoding S1 RNA-binding domain-containing protein; this translates as MTDQNQALPSQGSERNPQGEPKENNNQTMESLLKEQELSVDLPQAGEIRKGVIASISPSQILISIGAKSEGVVSGRELDQLTPKEIEALQVGQEVHVFVINPEDANGNVVLSMKRAQEQISWDDVEKLVTDGAVVESKIVGFNKGGLIAAVEGLRGFIPSSQIGALRRSQITGETPEQKYQKMIGQPISVRVIEVDRERRRLILSERAASTESRQSLKERVIDELEEGQTYTGRVTSLANFGAFININGADGLVHLSELSWDHIEHPREVLEVGQEVKVKVINVDREKKRIGLSVRALQDDPWRSRIEKYTVGQLVEGKITRLTKFGAFARLDDDVEGLIHISELADHRVEHPKEVIKEGETKTLRVIRIDADQHRIGLSLRKVDSAAFADKDFKLLTAEFDSEDEDPADDAPLDPPAELTEGN
- a CDS encoding M20 family metallopeptidase; protein product: MLKQSHAISEELIEWRRDFHMHPEIGFELHRTSKIVAEELEKMGYRVRRNVGKTGVVAEIGEGGKMVAIRADMDALPILEMNESEYVSQNKGAMHACGHDSHTAMALGAALLLSKEKLPGRVRFLFQPCEETVDEEGKSGAQRMSEEGAMEGVDWVIAQHVDPLKPAGTISINAGPSSGGVDSWHAVIKGKGGHGAHPDKTVDPFYLMAHVIIALNAIISRKINPFEPAVVSIGSINGGFAENVIPESVKISGTLRYTNEAVHQQIHAEIERAFEIVKALGGDYEIRYDFGGPPMINDAFVSEMIENVGKDLLGANNVSEIEKTLGAEDFGEFMKHAPGAMFTLGTQKAGHEGYLLHHPKFDIDERAMPIGTAMLAETAKRFLDQ
- a CDS encoding PaaI family thioesterase, with amino-acid sequence MTQKSFQEYYPESYAHCYGCGTLNEHGHHIKSYWDGDESVCHFTPKPYHIAIPGYVYGGLLASLIDCHGTGTAAGVAYRAAKETDPNSEPNTRFLTASLHVDYLKPTPLGIELEVRGKVKEHKGRKVVIEEWIVANGIVTVRGEVVAVQVPTSLVEELLKGKQG
- a CDS encoding VWA domain-containing protein: MPQDVFANTSANWWEGGQKVKPSEKFQPRKLNTPLDKLTRKQAGRRSLTKTERKHGRYIKARPAGEKKDDIAFDATFRAAAPHQKKRTEKRKRLAFAIEKGDLQRKIRVKRVANLVLFLVDASWSMAVAERMNATKGAILSLLTDAYQRRDRVGLIVFQKDRATLVLPPTNSVQLAQRALMDIPVGGKTPLSAGLFLAADVLRQEKLHHPDIEPLLIVLTDGAGNVSIGALPPQEESYKFAELIANEKIKCVVINMEHAAFDQGLAQQLANHLKSPCYALSELKAENLYHAVKDEMAKPMKK
- a CDS encoding trimethylamine methyltransferase family protein, with translation MQLLKFLSDDDVQAMHEATMRIMEEIGVIWTHKSSLDILTDAGCKVKENRVLFPRELVMKSADTANKRPIIRGRNGTVNELGGGNLYFHNLGGARDVFDARTGTHHAATQEDCINATRVLDALPNCNTVTPFFTPPDVPNEMMALHMFRHMLSNTTKPVQGPGIQFGHEAKYAVEMAAVVGIPAHELTLSLSPVSPLTMHDVAAQAVMDMAHAGVIHSNLPAPTGGATSPMTITGSIVQQSAETLAPLVLAQLINPGCGVVYCGRLGMLEPRTGLIWGGVELGISSAATVQLGHFYGFAVNVYGFSTNAHTLDAQNAFERGLNASLPALAGADELSGIGEMEAGVMGSFAQMALDNELAKSVLRQRQGLSADADHLAVEIIGNVMDTNRNYLASKHTLKHLRAGEMALTKLAERNSWDTWEEKMNRKQMADYAIDESERILREHTVPPLEPQQEAELDRILAAAEKETVKKR
- a CDS encoding membrane dipeptidase, translated to MRIIVDSHQDLAWNMLTYKRDYTRPLAETRRLEVGTLIPERNGDSLLGWDEYQRGNVAVVFSTLFAAPARKKELWDVLWYPDFDTARKLYRDQWTFYRRWTDSHSDKFRLVRSTGELDAIIRHWSQPAREGEGHPVGMVMLMEGAEGIRSVKELPEWWEMGLRMIGLAWMGTRYCGGTTEPGPLTDEGRDLISAMADLNFILDISHMDEAAALESLDRYEGAVMASHSNCAALMKGSESNRHVPDQVIEKLIERGGVIGSVPFNTFLKVGWSRKTNSRREEVPMDAYIAHIDHVCQLAGDSLHAAIGTDFDGGFGLQSVPLGFESVADLQIIASKLRERGYSETDAENILGGNWLRFLRKNLPA